The Bos mutus isolate GX-2022 chromosome 7, NWIPB_WYAK_1.1, whole genome shotgun sequence genome window below encodes:
- the IL13 gene encoding interleukin-13, whose protein sequence is MRLLLNSSCAVLGSMALLLTAVIVLICFGGLTSPSPVPSATALKELIEELVNITQNQKVPLCNGSMVWSLNLTSSMYCAALDSLISISNCSVIQRTKRMLNALCPHKPSAKQVSSEYVRDTKIEVAQFLKDLLRHSRIVFRNGRFN, encoded by the exons ATGCGTCTGCTCCTCAATTCTTCCTGTGCTGTTCTAGGCTCCATGGCGCTCTTATTGACCGCGGTCATTGTTCTTATCTGCTTTGGTGGCCTCACCTCCCCAAGCCCTGTGCCTTCTGCTAcagccctcaaggagctcatTGAAGAGCTGGTTAATATCACCCAGAACCAGAAG GTGCCGCTGTGCAATGGCAGCATGGTGTGGAGCCTCAACCTGACGAGCAGCATG taCTGTGCAGCCCTGGACTCCCTGATCAGCATCTCCAACTGCAGTGTCATCCAAAGGACCAAGAGGATGCTGAATGCACTCTGTCCTCACAAGCCCTCAGCTAAG CAGGTTTCCAGTGAGTACGTCCGAGACACCAAAATTGAAGTGGCCCAGTTCTTAAAAGACCTGCTCAGACATTCAAGGATCGTTTTTCGCAATGGAAGATTCAACTGA